One segment of Cetobacterium sp. NK01 DNA contains the following:
- a CDS encoding ABC transporter substrate-binding protein — protein sequence MGKKIKLFTLSLLVLSALAGCKKEENKDVNIYMWGGSKEINKFMDDVVTPKVLEKDGINLKRVPIVDIKDVVNKLIIEKQAGKKNGVIDILWVNGENFKALKDAKVLEENILAKVENKDLLKESTTVKDFGETINGLEVPFGEAQFNFIYNTKNGKIPFTGWETLTEYVKKNPGKFTYPNANNFTGSAFVRNIVIDMLGYDNIQKMTPEEFKQNLNLVWNYLNEIEPYLWRKGETYPESEGKLDLLYSTGEVNVTMGYTINKVNSKIESKEYPDTSQSFLLNKGTLFNNHYLAIPKNAQNKSGALIVINELISPEMQLLKQEPKNWGDFNILDMRKLTPETVKKFFDLNKSGKIPSPEELQEKRVMELTPDKLKVIEEGWIENVGKN from the coding sequence ATGGGAAAAAAAATAAAACTATTTACACTTTCACTGTTAGTTCTTAGTGCACTAGCAGGTTGTAAAAAAGAGGAAAATAAAGATGTCAATATCTATATGTGGGGAGGATCAAAAGAGATCAATAAGTTTATGGATGATGTAGTGACTCCTAAAGTTTTAGAGAAAGATGGAATAAATCTAAAAAGGGTTCCTATTGTAGATATAAAAGATGTTGTTAATAAATTGATAATAGAAAAACAAGCGGGAAAGAAAAATGGTGTTATAGATATTTTATGGGTTAATGGTGAAAATTTTAAAGCATTAAAGGATGCTAAAGTTTTAGAAGAAAATATCTTAGCAAAAGTTGAAAATAAAGATTTATTAAAAGAGAGTACAACTGTTAAAGATTTTGGAGAAACTATAAATGGATTGGAAGTCCCATTTGGGGAAGCTCAATTTAATTTTATATACAATACAAAAAATGGAAAAATACCTTTTACTGGATGGGAAACTCTAACAGAGTATGTTAAAAAGAATCCTGGAAAATTTACATATCCAAATGCAAATAATTTTACAGGAAGCGCTTTTGTAAGAAATATAGTTATTGATATGTTAGGTTATGATAATATTCAAAAGATGACTCCTGAGGAGTTTAAACAAAATCTTAATTTAGTTTGGAATTATTTAAATGAGATAGAGCCATATTTATGGAGAAAAGGAGAAACTTATCCTGAATCAGAAGGGAAGTTAGATCTTTTATACTCAACAGGAGAAGTTAACGTAACAATGGGATACACAATAAATAAAGTTAATTCTAAAATAGAATCAAAAGAGTATCCAGATACATCTCAAAGTTTTTTATTGAATAAAGGAACGTTATTTAATAATCACTATTTAGCAATACCTAAAAATGCTCAAAATAAAAGTGGAGCTTTAATAGTTATAAATGAGTTAATTTCACCAGAGATGCAGTTATTAAAACAAGAACCAAAAAATTGGGGTGATTTTAATATTTTAGATATGAGAAAATTGACTCCAGAGACTGTTAAAAAATTCTTTGATTTAAATAAAAGTGGGAAAATTCCATCACCAGAAGAACTTCAAGAAAAAAGAGTTATGGAATTAACTCCAGATAAATTGAAAGTTATTGAAGAGGGATGGATAGAGAACGTTGGAAAAAATTAA
- a CDS encoding ABC transporter permease encodes MEKIKKFIYIIPFFLYITFFFLYGLYYVFMTSFGYNRILTKSYFTLEYYREVIYSKEFYESLIYTIKINSIASIFAFILTIGVLFLVFISKRRGYFHTKFFQRVIEAPVFVPYLVSAYGVLLLLMRRGILNKILFKIGIISSIDDFVILTNDRYGVGIILTYVWKALPFMTMMTLPIVFRIDKKWDSLGKIYNLSDITFFKKIVFPLVFPTLSISFFIVLTYLFASFETPYILGVTHPRVLSVLVFDTYTKGSLDMRGKIMVMNILISSISLLFGGVMCLVLKFFTKFEEREW; translated from the coding sequence TTGGAAAAAATTAAAAAATTTATATATATAATACCGTTCTTTTTATATATAACATTTTTCTTTCTTTATGGTTTATACTACGTTTTTATGACCTCTTTTGGATATAATAGAATTTTAACTAAATCATATTTTACTTTAGAATATTATAGAGAAGTTATTTATTCTAAAGAGTTTTATGAGAGCTTAATCTATACAATAAAAATAAATAGTATAGCTTCTATTTTTGCTTTTATATTGACAATAGGAGTTCTATTTTTGGTTTTTATAAGTAAAAGAAGGGGCTATTTTCATACAAAGTTTTTTCAAAGAGTAATTGAAGCTCCAGTATTTGTTCCATATTTAGTGAGTGCATACGGAGTACTCTTACTTCTTATGAGAAGAGGTATATTAAATAAGATTTTATTTAAAATAGGGATCATATCCTCTATAGATGATTTTGTAATATTAACAAATGATAGATATGGAGTTGGCATAATATTAACATATGTTTGGAAGGCATTACCTTTTATGACTATGATGACTCTTCCTATAGTTTTTAGAATTGATAAGAAGTGGGATTCTTTAGGGAAAATATATAATTTAAGTGATATAACTTTTTTTAAAAAAATAGTTTTCCCTCTAGTTTTTCCAACTCTAAGTATAAGCTTTTTCATAGTTTTAACATATCTTTTTGCATCTTTTGAAACGCCTTATATTTTAGGTGTTACTCATCCGAGAGTTTTGTCTGTATTAGTATTTGATACATATACAAAGGGAAGTTTAGATATGAGGGGAAAGATAATGGTTATGAATATTTTAATCTCATCTATAAGTTTGCTCTTTGGTGGAGTAATGTGTTTAGTTTTAAAGTTTTTTACAAAATTTGAAGAAAGAGAGTGGTAA
- a CDS encoding ABC transporter permease, which yields MKRIFLWITYFFISLIFLLPFIGIFFNSMNFKMWGYVLKSKATYSSLLTTFLVVLMTMFINFIIGTPVAAFMARENFKGKIFIELLIILPLIIPTMVSTMGIQFAFIKLGLIETTLGVAIVHSVTTIPYYIQSMRSGYVTLNRDYINLGKILGANFIERFFKITLPMIYPSFLVGMSLVIIVSLAQYLVTFIIGGGQIMTLPILMMPYLVDGGVTNGTVYSVIYVVFTYFLVFLINQLVKKIYKRREY from the coding sequence ATGAAAAGGATATTTTTATGGATAACATATTTTTTTATCTCTTTAATATTTTTACTACCATTTATTGGGATATTTTTTAATAGCATGAATTTTAAAATGTGGGGATACGTTTTGAAATCTAAAGCAACTTACAGCAGTTTATTAACAACATTTTTAGTAGTTTTAATGACTATGTTTATAAACTTTATAATAGGAACACCTGTAGCTGCCTTTATGGCTAGAGAAAATTTTAAAGGGAAAATTTTTATAGAACTTTTAATAATTTTACCGTTGATAATTCCTACAATGGTAAGTACAATGGGAATACAGTTTGCATTTATAAAATTAGGATTAATAGAAACAACTCTAGGAGTGGCTATAGTACACAGTGTTACAACAATTCCGTACTATATTCAAAGTATGAGATCAGGATATGTGACCTTAAATAGAGACTATATAAATTTAGGTAAAATTTTAGGTGCTAATTTCATAGAGAGATTTTTTAAAATTACTTTACCAATGATATATCCATCATTTTTAGTTGGAATGTCTTTAGTTATAATTGTTTCGTTGGCTCAATATTTAGTGACTTTTATAATAGGAGGAGGACAAATTATGACCCTTCCAATTCTAATGATGCCGTATTTAGTTGATGGAGGAGTTACTAATGGAACAGTTTATAGTGTAATATATGTTGTATTTACATATTTTTTAGTTTTTTTAATAAATCAGTTAGTAAAAAAAATTTATAAAAGGAGAGAATATTAG
- a CDS encoding ABC transporter ATP-binding protein, which produces MIEIKEVSKSFSAFSLKNINISIKEGEFIGVLGQSGSGKTTLLNIVSGLDKEFQGEILIDGKSPSRMIKDGKIAMVFQKDLLLPHLNVWENIAFGLKIKKISKDEIEKRVREVLLEMDLVGKEKRFPNELSGGEKQRVSIARAIVTRPKLLLMDEPFSALDFNLRDKMQKMVKKLHERLKVTIIFVTHDREEAFYLSTRIGVMFKGELLDYGTPKDLYNEPKNVYTAKLLGVENIFLKEKFESIFKCKIKHCKFVALRGKSIKIVKDSNLKGKVEEITYKMGGHWVVVSLGDEKITLVEENEVLYEKGDEISLSYNDNEKILIGEQSRC; this is translated from the coding sequence ATGATAGAGATAAAAGAAGTCTCTAAATCCTTTTCTGCATTTTCTTTAAAAAATATAAATATCTCTATAAAAGAGGGAGAATTTATAGGAGTACTAGGACAATCAGGATCTGGAAAAACCACTCTTTTAAATATAGTATCAGGACTAGACAAAGAGTTTCAAGGAGAGATATTAATAGATGGAAAAAGTCCGAGTAGGATGATAAAGGATGGGAAGATTGCAATGGTTTTTCAAAAGGATCTTCTTCTTCCTCATTTAAATGTTTGGGAAAATATAGCTTTTGGATTGAAGATAAAAAAAATATCTAAAGATGAAATTGAAAAAAGAGTTAGAGAAGTTTTACTAGAAATGGATTTAGTGGGAAAAGAGAAAAGGTTTCCAAATGAACTAAGTGGAGGAGAGAAGCAAAGAGTTTCAATAGCAAGAGCAATAGTTACAAGGCCAAAACTTTTACTAATGGATGAACCTTTTTCTGCACTAGATTTCAATTTGAGAGATAAAATGCAAAAGATGGTAAAAAAACTTCACGAAAGATTAAAAGTTACAATTATATTTGTAACTCATGATAGAGAGGAAGCTTTTTATCTCTCTACTAGAATAGGAGTTATGTTTAAGGGAGAGCTTTTAGATTATGGAACACCTAAAGATCTATATAATGAGCCAAAAAATGTTTATACAGCTAAATTACTAGGTGTGGAAAATATATTTTTAAAAGAGAAGTTTGAAAGTATATTTAAATGTAAAATAAAACATTGTAAGTTTGTAGCACTTAGAGGAAAAAGTATTAAAATAGTTAAGGATTCTAATTTAAAAGGAAAAGTAGAAGAGATAACTTATAAAATGGGTGGTCACTGGGTAGTTGTATCTTTAGGAGACGAAAAAATAACCTTAGTAGAGGAAAATGAAGTTTTATATGAAAAAGGAGATGAGATCTCTTTAAGTTATAATGACAATGAGAAAATTTTAATAGGAGAGCAAAGTAGATGCTAG
- a CDS encoding CDP-alcohol phosphatidyltransferase family protein, producing MLDTHCRKYIQPLIGLGADIAIKLGLDANRVTIIAMLVGVLSGILTALDLNIAGILMLWISGYLDAVDGTIARKTKSSSPFGTVMDITFDRIVEGSVIIGVAYKYSQFSFISLVLAVSIIISMTIFLTTGPLAENKGEKTFYYQAGLAERTEGFVMLSLMILLRERAEVVINIFSGVVLFTAGQRFIEAKKILSKDL from the coding sequence ATGCTAGATACACATTGTAGAAAATATATTCAACCTTTAATTGGTTTAGGAGCAGATATAGCTATAAAACTTGGATTAGATGCTAATAGAGTTACAATAATAGCTATGCTAGTTGGAGTTTTAAGTGGAATTTTAACAGCATTAGACTTAAATATAGCTGGAATTTTAATGCTATGGATTTCAGGGTATTTAGATGCAGTGGATGGGACTATAGCTAGAAAGACAAAATCCTCATCACCTTTTGGAACAGTAATGGATATAACATTTGATAGAATAGTTGAAGGATCTGTTATAATAGGTGTTGCTTATAAATATTCCCAGTTTAGTTTTATATCTCTTGTATTAGCTGTTAGTATAATAATATCAATGACAATATTTCTAACAACAGGACCATTAGCTGAAAATAAAGGAGAGAAAACATTTTATTATCAAGCGGGATTAGCCGAAAGAACTGAGGGATTTGTAATGCTTAGTTTAATGATACTTTTAAGAGAGAGAGCAGAAGTTGTTATAAATATATTTTCTGGAGTAGTTTTATTTACCGCTGGGCAAAGATTTATAGAAGCTAAAAAAATATTATCAAAAGACCTATAA
- a CDS encoding GNAT family N-acetyltransferase, producing MILCKKFNELTLEELYDILKLRSEIFVVEQKCVYNDIDDKDKTSFHVMIKENDKIKAYLRVLQPGVSYDNASLGRVLVAKDARGKGYARAIVTEGINCVLKNLNTNKITIGAQEYLKDFYKELGFKPVSAVYSEDGIPHLDMTFEK from the coding sequence ATGATTTTATGTAAAAAATTTAATGAATTGACACTTGAGGAGCTTTACGATATTTTAAAATTAAGATCTGAAATTTTTGTTGTAGAACAAAAGTGTGTCTATAACGATATTGATGACAAAGATAAAACCTCTTTTCATGTGATGATAAAAGAAAACGATAAAATTAAAGCATATCTTAGAGTTCTTCAGCCTGGAGTATCCTACGACAATGCTTCTTTAGGCAGAGTTTTAGTTGCTAAAGACGCTAGAGGAAAGGGTTATGCAAGAGCTATTGTAACAGAGGGGATAAACTGCGTTTTAAAAAATTTAAACACAAATAAAATTACTATTGGTGCTCAAGAATATCTTAAAGATTTTTATAAAGAGCTTGGATTTAAACCAGTTTCTGCAGTTTATTCTGAAGATGGAATTCCTCATTTAGATATGACATTTGAAAAATAA
- a CDS encoding chromate transporter, translated as MLDLFKIFFKLGCTAFGGPVAHISMVEREVVEKRKIISKEDFLDFIGSVNLIPGPNSTQIVMLTGLRYKGFWGMIVAGLSFIFPAAFITLLLAVIYSYSKDIIYIKPIFDYVKFGVFPIIIFSLINMYNKIKKNNDQVIVLLLSCFLNFFLEKEIFIIFSMGILATVYTLYLNKNRLNVVILPLWAIIFEKFFKIGATLFGGGYMLIAYISDLFVQSGILTETQLLDAIAFGQFTPGPILTTATFIGYEIGGVVGSIWATIGIFLPSFIFIYFLGSIVSKVRNNLIASKFLNFVNASSLGVMVSVILLMGKDLMKDLKGVPLVIINLLLIKFKMDSYCLIIISLIYGYLIWRI; from the coding sequence ATGTTAGATTTATTTAAAATATTTTTTAAACTAGGATGCACAGCTTTTGGAGGACCAGTAGCTCACATATCTATGGTAGAAAGGGAGGTTGTAGAAAAAAGAAAAATAATTTCTAAAGAGGATTTTTTAGATTTTATAGGAAGTGTAAATTTAATACCTGGACCAAATTCAACGCAAATAGTTATGCTTACAGGGTTGCGTTATAAAGGATTTTGGGGTATGATAGTTGCAGGTTTGTCATTCATATTTCCTGCAGCTTTTATAACTCTATTACTAGCAGTTATATATAGTTATTCAAAAGATATTATATATATAAAGCCTATTTTTGATTATGTAAAATTTGGAGTATTTCCAATAATTATATTTTCTTTAATAAATATGTATAATAAAATAAAAAAAAATAATGATCAAGTAATAGTTTTACTACTTTCATGTTTTTTAAATTTTTTCTTAGAAAAAGAGATTTTTATTATTTTCTCTATGGGAATTTTAGCTACAGTTTATACATTGTATCTAAATAAAAATCGTTTAAATGTAGTTATTTTGCCACTATGGGCTATAATCTTTGAAAAGTTTTTTAAAATAGGAGCCACTTTATTTGGAGGGGGATATATGCTTATTGCTTATATTTCTGATCTTTTTGTTCAAAGTGGAATATTAACAGAAACACAACTTTTAGATGCAATAGCTTTTGGGCAATTTACTCCAGGACCTATATTGACAACAGCAACATTTATAGGATATGAAATCGGTGGAGTAGTAGGATCTATATGGGCAACAATAGGGATATTTTTGCCATCCTTTATCTTTATATATTTCTTAGGAAGTATAGTGAGTAAAGTAAGAAATAATCTCATAGCTTCAAAGTTTTTAAACTTTGTCAATGCATCTAGTTTGGGAGTTATGGTATCTGTGATACTACTTATGGGGAAGGACTTAATGAAAGATTTAAAAGGAGTCCCTTTAGTTATAATTAATTTGCTTTTAATTAAATTTAAAATGGATAGTTATTGTTTGATTATCATATCATTGA